In a genomic window of Hyphomonas sp.:
- a CDS encoding ParA family protein, with translation MSARVISIANSKGGVGKTTTCVSLAEAFAANGFRTLVVDLDTQANASLLVYGHEGDEHLFQAINDYVTISDWLLENFFAGEHKRLSEFIVTDASDVTYNGKPLELDLIPSSPRLRKTERELIYELTAKGYSMEALQGQVGRRMRDDFEKLKADYDIILCDCPPGISVMTETVLAASHLIIVPTIPDFMSTLGLDLFTGDIMRNLRGRDIENLPCVLATRYDGTPHQQVVLNAMREAASAKETEFTMFNTVIPMKQGFATNPIELGPEPTLQAKWPGEALGIIESLLKEVREKIQ, from the coding sequence ATGTCGGCACGAGTCATTTCCATCGCCAACTCCAAGGGCGGGGTCGGCAAGACCACGACATGTGTCAGCCTTGCGGAAGCCTTCGCCGCGAATGGATTCCGCACGCTTGTCGTCGATCTCGACACCCAGGCCAATGCCTCGCTGCTCGTCTATGGCCATGAGGGCGATGAACACCTGTTCCAGGCGATCAATGACTATGTGACCATTTCCGACTGGCTGCTGGAGAATTTCTTCGCCGGCGAGCACAAGCGCCTGTCCGAATTCATCGTCACCGATGCCTCCGATGTCACCTATAATGGCAAGCCGCTGGAGCTGGACCTGATCCCCTCCTCGCCGCGCCTGCGCAAGACCGAGCGCGAGCTGATCTACGAACTGACCGCCAAGGGCTATTCCATGGAAGCGCTGCAGGGCCAGGTCGGCCGCCGCATGCGTGATGATTTCGAAAAGCTGAAGGCCGATTACGACATCATCCTGTGCGACTGCCCGCCCGGCATCTCGGTGATGACGGAAACCGTTCTGGCCGCCAGCCACCTGATCATTGTACCCACCATTCCGGACTTCATGTCCACGCTCGGCCTCGACCTGTTCACCGGCGACATCATGCGCAATCTGCGCGGCCGTGACATCGAGAACCTGCCCTGTGTGCTGGCCACCCGCTATGACGGCACGCCGCACCAACAGGTCGTCCTGAACGCCATGCGCGAGGCCGCCAGCGCCAAGGAAACCGAATTCACCATGTTCAACACAGTCATCCCGATGAAGCAGGGTTTTGCCACCAACCCGATCGAGCTCGGCCCGGAACCGACCCTGCAGGCCAAATGGCCCGGCGAGGCGCTCGGCATCATCGAGAGCCTGCTGAAGGAAGTGCGGGAGAA